Proteins from a single region of Paraflavitalea devenefica:
- a CDS encoding AsmA family protein, with product MLKKVLKITGITLLALIVILFAAPYIFKGKIVKIVKEQINKNINAKTDFKDVSLSFFRHFPRVSLALENLQVVGLNEFAKDTLISAKEIDVAVNLFSVFNTKDMKVYSISIDEPRIHALVNKEGKANWDIAMPDTSTATTPEEPASPFKLNLQKYAIKNGYVYYEDASAGMSSEIVNLNHEGSGDFTSDLFTLQTATTTDAVTFTYGGIPYLSKTKTSIDADFEIDNKNSKYSFKTDEIAVNDLKISTAGFFQLVNDSTYNMDVTFKAPSTDFKSILSLVPAVYQQDFANIKTSGKALFDGFVKGTYSPTQIPAYSINLGIQDGFFQYPDLPQPVKNINLELKVNNPDGITDNTVVNIPKAHIEFGNDPFDFHLLLKKPVTDQYIDAAAKGKLNLASITQFVKLPDTKLAGQVSADVQAKGNIAVISQQKPGEFSAKGFIDIANLFYSSKDFPQPIQNTSAKIQIDNPDGVPDHTTVQIPAAHVEVGKDAADLTLLLKTPASDPFFDGTVKGSLNLANIAQFYTFEPGTSLAGLVNADVAFKGKKSYIDKSQYDAFQTAGTVKASNVVYKSKDYPDGVSISNSGLTFTPKNVTLNNLAGKFMETNFNANGSFDNLIGYAMKDEPLTGTLHVSADKVDLNKLMGATSDAPDTATVAAGTTAPFAVPKNIQLTLNTKVDNVKYDKVDYSNINGALQLKDETVALKDVKMNALGGSIAVNGSYSTKLSKTKPDISLAYDVQNLDVQKTFMAFNTVQKLMPIGKFIAGKLTSKMTMKGKLGEDMMPDLSTLTGDGTLFLIEGFLSKFQPLEKLASTLNINELQAISIKDIKNYFEFANGKVLVKPFNVKVKDMDMEIGGMHGLDQSLDYVMNLKVPRAKLGAKANQFVDNLASQASSKGVPVKLSDVVNLKVNIGGSITSPAIKTDLKDAGSSLAQDMKAQANQFVEAKKAAADSAVAAAKQATKDSIASAKSQVVKGLKDELGKQLSGQKDTTGTGGTKDAKKGLEETGKGLINNIFKKKNKNTDSTKH from the coding sequence ATGCTTAAAAAAGTCCTCAAGATCACCGGTATTACCCTACTGGCACTGATCGTGATCCTCTTTGCAGCGCCCTATATCTTCAAAGGCAAGATCGTTAAGATCGTAAAAGAACAAATAAACAAAAACATCAATGCGAAGACCGACTTCAAGGACGTCAGCCTGTCGTTCTTCCGCCATTTCCCCCGGGTATCCCTGGCCCTGGAAAACCTGCAGGTAGTCGGGCTTAATGAATTTGCCAAAGACACCCTCATCAGTGCCAAAGAAATTGATGTAGCGGTCAACCTCTTCAGCGTTTTCAACACCAAGGACATGAAAGTGTATTCCATCAGCATTGATGAGCCGCGCATTCATGCCCTGGTCAATAAAGAAGGCAAGGCCAACTGGGACATTGCTATGCCCGATACCAGTACCGCTACAACACCCGAAGAGCCGGCCAGTCCCTTTAAGCTGAACCTGCAAAAATACGCTATTAAGAATGGTTACGTGTACTATGAAGATGCCAGCGCCGGCATGAGCAGTGAGATCGTCAACCTCAACCATGAAGGCAGCGGTGACTTTACCTCCGACCTGTTTACCCTGCAAACAGCCACCACTACCGATGCCGTTACTTTCACCTATGGTGGTATCCCCTACCTGTCCAAAACAAAAACATCTATTGATGCCGATTTCGAGATAGACAACAAAAACAGTAAATACAGCTTTAAAACAGATGAGATCGCTGTCAATGATCTTAAGATCAGCACAGCCGGTTTCTTCCAGTTGGTGAATGACAGCACCTACAACATGGACGTTACCTTTAAAGCGCCCTCTACTGATTTTAAAAGCATCCTATCCCTGGTGCCTGCTGTATACCAGCAGGACTTTGCCAACATCAAAACCAGCGGAAAGGCCCTGTTCGATGGCTTCGTGAAAGGTACTTACAGCCCCACACAGATCCCTGCCTACAGCATCAACTTAGGCATACAGGATGGTTTCTTCCAGTATCCCGATCTGCCGCAGCCGGTCAAGAACATCAACCTCGAGCTGAAAGTCAACAACCCGGATGGCATAACCGATAATACGGTAGTCAACATTCCGAAAGCGCATATTGAATTTGGTAATGATCCTTTCGACTTCCACCTTCTCCTGAAAAAGCCGGTTACCGATCAATACATTGATGCAGCCGCCAAAGGCAAGCTGAACCTGGCCAGCATTACGCAATTTGTAAAACTGCCCGATACCAAACTGGCCGGACAAGTAAGCGCTGATGTACAGGCGAAAGGTAATATCGCCGTTATCAGTCAGCAAAAGCCCGGTGAATTCAGCGCCAAAGGATTTATAGACATTGCCAATCTTTTCTATTCTTCTAAAGATTTCCCGCAACCCATTCAAAATACCAGTGCAAAGATCCAGATTGATAACCCGGATGGCGTGCCCGATCATACCACTGTACAAATACCGGCTGCACACGTGGAAGTAGGTAAAGATGCCGCCGATCTCACCCTGTTGTTAAAGACGCCGGCTTCAGATCCTTTTTTCGATGGTACGGTGAAAGGCTCTTTGAACCTGGCCAATATAGCCCAGTTCTACACCTTTGAGCCGGGCACTTCACTGGCCGGCCTGGTCAATGCCGATGTGGCTTTCAAAGGCAAAAAATCATACATTGATAAAAGCCAGTACGATGCTTTTCAAACAGCCGGCACTGTCAAGGCTTCCAATGTGGTTTATAAATCCAAAGACTATCCGGATGGCGTAAGCATCAGCAACAGTGGTCTGACCTTTACGCCTAAGAATGTAACGCTGAACAACCTGGCGGGTAAATTCATGGAAACCAACTTCAATGCCAATGGCAGCTTCGATAACCTCATCGGTTATGCCATGAAAGATGAGCCGCTCACAGGTACCCTCCATGTATCTGCCGATAAAGTAGACCTCAACAAGCTCATGGGCGCTACCAGCGATGCACCGGATACTGCTACTGTAGCCGCCGGCACCACAGCCCCCTTTGCTGTTCCTAAAAACATACAGCTTACCCTGAATACAAAAGTAGACAATGTAAAATATGATAAGGTTGACTACAGCAACATCAACGGCGCCCTGCAACTGAAAGATGAAACAGTGGCTTTAAAAGATGTAAAAATGAATGCCCTCGGTGGCAGCATCGCTGTTAATGGCTCCTACTCTACCAAACTAAGCAAAACAAAGCCGGATATTTCCCTGGCCTATGATGTGCAGAACCTGGACGTACAGAAAACATTCATGGCCTTCAATACCGTGCAAAAGCTCATGCCCATTGGTAAATTCATTGCCGGCAAGCTCACTTCCAAAATGACCATGAAGGGTAAACTGGGCGAAGACATGATGCCCGATCTGAGCACCCTTACCGGTGATGGCACCCTGTTCCTGATAGAGGGATTCCTCAGCAAATTCCAGCCATTGGAAAAGCTGGCCTCCACCCTCAACATCAATGAACTGCAAGCCATCTCTATCAAAGACATTAAGAACTACTTTGAATTTGCCAATGGTAAAGTACTCGTAAAGCCTTTTAACGTAAAGGTGAAAGACATGGACATGGAAATAGGTGGTATGCACGGGCTGGACCAATCGCTGGACTATGTAATGAACCTCAAAGTACCAAGGGCGAAGCTGGGTGCAAAAGCCAACCAGTTTGTCGATAACCTTGCCTCACAAGCCAGCAGCAAAGGAGTACCGGTAAAGCTGAGCGATGTGGTGAACCTCAAAGTAAACATTGGTGGCAGCATCACCAGCCCGGCCATCAAAACCGATCTTAAAGATGCCGGCAGCAGCCTGGCCCAGGATATGAAAGCACAGGCCAACCAGTTTGTGGAAGCCAAGAAAGCCGCTGCCGACAGTGCAGTAGCTGCAGCCAAACAAGCAACAAAGGATTCCATTGCTTCTGCGAAAAGCCAGGTGGTGAAAGGGCTCAAAGATGAACTGGGCAAACAACTCTCCGGACAGAAAGACACTACGGGTACCGGTGGTACTAAAGATGCGAAGAAAGGGCTGGAAGAGACCGGCAAAGGGTTAATCAATAACATTTTCAAAAAGAAGAATAAGAATACGGATAGTACAAAGCACTAA
- a CDS encoding BACON domain-containing protein, with protein MKNHYAPVHTGNLYVHMIMSLLLFIAACKKNDPPPTLSADQTTFDIPAAGDQVKLKIKANVNWKITLPDWITADKLSGLSNDSLQLTIAENTTEAERTATVRVEATNNSTAPAITITIRQKKYGYTTEWQQQFTLKAIPWVVGAIAMDDGCTIVAGATHNMETQHSESFVLKINADGTEAWRRFYPEAYFSSKNTLAAGPDGVLLLWYNQGNKATYLRASDGGTAWEASLTGIDADYGTAAVRADDGYKIAGIDNSNHSNLVVQNLSNNGVFTARNTYAGYDGWFIGMAIAPDKSLAILTSASRAVEITTINAAGVHINKHRYTGADGVYYEAAGIAVAPDGSVLVAGYEHTAAANDNNILLMKVNADGTRAWTKSIGGAGFDWGTSVVAMPDGFWASGSIYPTSAWTGQFTYSGNKRWEQTFTIPGAQDNNDTYLAPVANGAILVHGTGPAVWIARLKAL; from the coding sequence ATGAAAAACCATTATGCCCCTGTACATACCGGTAACCTGTATGTACACATGATCATGTCGCTGCTGTTGTTTATCGCAGCCTGTAAAAAGAATGATCCGCCACCTACCCTCTCGGCCGATCAAACCACCTTCGACATACCAGCGGCCGGTGATCAGGTAAAACTGAAGATCAAGGCCAATGTAAACTGGAAGATCACACTCCCCGACTGGATCACCGCCGACAAATTAAGTGGTCTTAGCAATGACTCCCTGCAATTAACCATTGCGGAGAATACGACGGAAGCAGAACGGACAGCCACCGTGCGGGTGGAAGCCACCAACAATAGCACAGCGCCTGCCATTACCATCACCATCCGGCAAAAAAAATACGGTTATACCACTGAGTGGCAACAGCAATTTACGCTAAAAGCAATCCCCTGGGTAGTCGGCGCTATCGCTATGGACGATGGCTGTACCATCGTAGCAGGCGCCACCCATAACATGGAAACCCAGCATAGTGAATCGTTTGTATTGAAAATAAACGCCGATGGCACAGAAGCCTGGAGACGCTTTTATCCCGAGGCTTATTTCAGTAGTAAAAACACGCTGGCAGCAGGCCCGGACGGTGTATTGCTATTGTGGTATAACCAGGGCAACAAAGCTACCTATCTGCGCGCAAGCGATGGAGGTACCGCCTGGGAAGCATCCCTTACAGGTATTGATGCCGACTACGGTACAGCCGCTGTAAGAGCTGACGACGGCTATAAGATAGCAGGTATTGACAATAGCAATCACAGTAACCTGGTGGTGCAAAATCTAAGCAACAATGGCGTATTTACCGCCCGTAACACGTATGCGGGTTACGATGGCTGGTTCATTGGTATGGCCATAGCGCCAGATAAAAGCCTGGCCATATTAACCAGCGCCTCCCGGGCAGTGGAAATTACCACCATCAATGCCGCAGGGGTGCACATCAACAAACACAGGTATACCGGCGCAGACGGGGTTTATTATGAAGCGGCCGGTATAGCGGTGGCGCCTGATGGCAGTGTTTTGGTGGCCGGCTATGAGCATACAGCGGCTGCCAATGACAATAATATCCTCCTCATGAAGGTGAATGCCGATGGCACCCGCGCCTGGACGAAATCCATAGGCGGCGCTGGTTTTGATTGGGGTACTTCTGTAGTAGCCATGCCGGATGGATTTTGGGCCTCCGGCAGTATATACCCAACCAGTGCATGGACAGGCCAGTTTACCTATAGCGGTAACAAGCGCTGGGAACAAACATTTACCATACCCGGAGCGCAAGATAATAATGATACTTACCTGGCGCCCGTTGCCAATGGCGCCATCCTGGTGCACGGCACCGGTCCGGCCGTATGGATAGCACGGTTAAAAGCATTATAG
- a CDS encoding sodium-translocating pyrophosphatase, with product MDKLLYLVPVMGVIGLLYTLVKFNWVSKQDAGTDRMKEISTYIAEGAMAFLKAEWKILGYFVVIVGILLGIMAQANPHSHWAIAVAFAIGAVFSATAGYIGMKVATKANVRTAHAARTSLSKALNVSFTGGAVMGLGVAGLAVLGLGGLFILLKSFFGATEVSSAEMLKTIEVLTGFSLGAESIALFARVGGGIYTKAADVGADLVGKVEAGIPEDDPRNPATIADNVGDNVGDVAGMGADLFGSYVATVLATMVLGQETISGDEFGGFAPILLPMLIAGVGIIFSIIATLFVRISDSAGISTNVVQKALNMGNWGSIVLTAAASVGLVYYILPETMELRGETFTKWGVLGAIGVGLAVGTLMSIITEYYTAMGKGPVKSIIRQSSTGHATNVIGGLAVGMESTFLPIIVLAAGIYGSFYCAGLYGVAIAAAGMMATTAMQLAIDAFGPIADNAGGIAEMSELPKEVREKTDVLDAVGNTTAATGKGFAIASAALTALALFAAFVGVAGITGIDIYHADVLACLFVGGMIPFIFSSLAIRAVGQAAMAMVEEVRRQFRTIPGIMEGTGKPEYDKCVAISTGASIKKMMLPGAIAIVSPLAIGFLFGPEALGGFLAGATVSGVLMGMFQNNAGGAWDNAKKSFEKGVEINGQTYYKKSEPHKASVTGDTVGDPFKDTSGPSMNILIKLMSIVSLVIAPTLKEIYNPEPEVFKPVQKSEQVIVVNDHASNITVTEKF from the coding sequence ATGGACAAATTGCTCTATCTCGTTCCTGTGATGGGAGTTATTGGCCTCCTGTACACCCTGGTGAAATTCAACTGGGTATCCAAACAAGATGCTGGTACAGACCGTATGAAGGAGATCAGCACCTACATCGCAGAGGGTGCCATGGCCTTCCTCAAAGCGGAATGGAAAATACTGGGCTATTTTGTAGTGATCGTGGGTATCCTGCTGGGTATTATGGCACAAGCCAATCCTCACTCACACTGGGCCATCGCGGTTGCCTTTGCCATTGGAGCCGTATTCAGCGCCACTGCCGGTTACATCGGTATGAAAGTGGCTACCAAAGCCAATGTGCGCACCGCACACGCTGCCAGAACAAGTTTAAGCAAAGCCCTCAATGTATCCTTCACCGGAGGCGCTGTTATGGGACTGGGTGTAGCCGGTCTGGCCGTACTTGGCCTCGGTGGCTTATTCATCTTATTAAAATCTTTCTTCGGCGCTACAGAAGTTTCTTCTGCAGAAATGCTGAAAACCATAGAAGTATTAACCGGTTTTTCACTGGGCGCTGAATCCATCGCCCTCTTTGCCCGTGTAGGCGGCGGTATTTATACCAAAGCGGCCGACGTAGGCGCCGACCTCGTAGGTAAAGTAGAAGCCGGCATCCCCGAAGATGACCCCCGCAACCCGGCCACCATTGCCGATAACGTGGGTGATAACGTAGGTGACGTAGCTGGTATGGGCGCCGACCTGTTTGGCTCCTACGTAGCTACCGTACTGGCTACCATGGTACTGGGACAGGAAACGATCTCCGGAGATGAATTTGGTGGCTTTGCCCCCATCCTGCTGCCCATGCTCATTGCCGGCGTAGGTATCATCTTCTCCATCATTGCCACCCTGTTTGTACGTATCAGCGACAGCGCGGGTATCAGCACCAACGTAGTCCAGAAAGCCCTCAACATGGGCAACTGGGGCTCTATCGTCTTAACAGCCGCCGCTTCTGTAGGGCTGGTATATTATATTCTTCCCGAAACCATGGAACTGCGCGGGGAAACATTCACCAAATGGGGTGTGCTCGGCGCTATTGGTGTGGGCCTCGCTGTAGGTACCCTTATGAGCATCATCACAGAATACTATACCGCTATGGGTAAAGGCCCGGTAAAGAGCATCATCCGCCAGTCTTCCACCGGTCATGCTACCAACGTTATTGGTGGCCTGGCAGTAGGTATGGAGTCTACCTTCCTGCCTATTATCGTTTTGGCTGCGGGTATCTATGGTTCTTTTTACTGCGCCGGCTTATATGGCGTGGCTATCGCCGCCGCCGGTATGATGGCTACCACCGCTATGCAACTGGCCATTGACGCTTTCGGCCCCATTGCCGATAATGCCGGTGGTATTGCCGAAATGAGCGAGCTCCCCAAAGAAGTGCGCGAAAAAACCGACGTACTGGATGCCGTAGGTAACACCACAGCAGCTACTGGTAAAGGTTTTGCCATCGCTTCTGCTGCCCTCACAGCATTAGCGCTGTTTGCTGCTTTTGTAGGCGTAGCCGGTATAACGGGAATAGACATTTATCATGCAGATGTACTGGCCTGTCTTTTCGTAGGTGGTATGATCCCCTTCATCTTCTCTTCCCTGGCCATCCGCGCTGTAGGACAGGCGGCCATGGCAATGGTAGAAGAAGTACGCCGTCAGTTCCGCACCATTCCTGGTATCATGGAAGGTACCGGTAAACCGGAATACGATAAGTGCGTAGCTATTTCTACCGGCGCTTCCATCAAAAAAATGATGCTGCCCGGCGCTATCGCTATCGTATCTCCCCTGGCAATTGGTTTCCTGTTCGGTCCCGAAGCATTGGGTGGCTTCCTGGCAGGCGCTACCGTAAGTGGCGTTCTCATGGGTATGTTCCAGAATAATGCCGGCGGCGCCTGGGACAATGCCAAGAAATCATTTGAAAAAGGTGTGGAGATCAATGGTCAGACTTATTATAAAAAATCTGAACCTCATAAAGCATCTGTTACCGGTGACACTGTAGGTGACCCCTTTAAAGATACTTCCGGCCCATCTATGAACATTCTTATTAAACTGATGTCCATTGTATCGCTGGTTATTGCACCTACCCTGAAAGAGATTTACAATCCTGAACCAGAAGTGTTTAAACCGGTTCAAAAGAGTGAACAGGTGATCGTGGTGAACGACCATGCCAGCAATATCACGGTAACGGAAAAATTCTAA
- a CDS encoding BlaI/MecI/CopY family transcriptional regulator → MSTTRSIKPTESELEILQVLWNKGTASVREVHEELLKIKDAGYTTTLKLMQIMYEKGLVRRDDSIKTHIYQAAVSREKTQKHLLGKMIDTLFGGSPTELVIQALGNHKASADELEAIQKMLDNLKKQ, encoded by the coding sequence ATGTCTACAACCAGGAGTATTAAACCTACTGAGAGTGAATTGGAGATCCTGCAGGTACTTTGGAATAAAGGTACTGCCAGTGTACGTGAAGTGCATGAAGAGCTGTTGAAGATCAAGGATGCTGGTTATACCACCACCCTGAAGCTGATGCAGATCATGTATGAAAAAGGACTGGTAAGACGTGATGATTCCATCAAAACGCACATCTACCAGGCCGCTGTCAGCCGGGAGAAAACACAAAAGCATTTGCTGGGAAAAATGATCGACACATTATTTGGAGGCTCACCCACTGAACTGGTCATTCAGGCCCTGGGTAATCACAAAGCATCCGCCGATGAATTGGAAGCGATCCAGAAAATGTTAGACAACCTAAAAAAACAGTAG
- a CDS encoding M56 family metallopeptidase, translating into MNLVNQSAFLKALGWSLLDSLWQMGVLWLIYVLLTANGKKFNARQRHTLALLSLAGGSLWFLVTLVINFYKAAATPETVTLTVRAGETVLLPVTSTGSIVTWLEPVLPFLSVAYLLITALLFVRFYRQYRFTRQLFHQGLQKINPELRVFLQQAVQHMSIHKKVNIWLSSLVDTPLTIGFWKPVILLPIAAVNNLTIEQTEAIILHELNHIRRNDYLVNLLIAFTDILLFFNPFAQLLSGIIRREREHSCDDMVLQFRYDASQYARALLTLEQSRSAVAPALAVAATGKSNTLLLNRVKRMLTQEPVTIALNQKLVAWMLSALLIGFIGWYNPGKAIVTTIQEVTVTVPENTVNDLPMDISTPAAPSTAAAAGPVAPADQPGQEDKEDAIAQEEAAQHAEQMLNDEAEYAAIKLQLAAMALQQKALANDVVAFVSSPEMRDYSMQAQQALEAITPATTHPYIPGNSFLVQTLEDTLLPKKYTMTFSEKQAKEAMDKTMKAIQEINWEKVQKQLSAAAGNKVDIKQLQNEIKKALKEVDWKKINQETETALLEARRELAEEQAALKLQMERYSQTRRQQQEKASQLQYQILMDRLGENEKPAACEAEKKCTEQKNVRKKKIVII; encoded by the coding sequence ATGAATCTGGTCAACCAATCTGCTTTCCTTAAGGCATTGGGATGGTCATTATTAGACAGCTTGTGGCAAATGGGTGTTTTGTGGCTGATCTATGTTTTACTGACTGCCAATGGAAAAAAATTTAACGCCCGCCAACGTCATACACTGGCCCTCTTATCGCTGGCCGGAGGATCCCTGTGGTTCCTCGTAACACTTGTTATCAACTTTTACAAGGCAGCCGCCACACCGGAAACCGTTACACTCACTGTGAGAGCCGGGGAAACTGTTCTCCTGCCTGTCACTTCCACGGGCAGCATAGTTACCTGGCTGGAGCCGGTACTCCCCTTCCTGTCGGTGGCCTACCTGCTCATTACAGCCCTGCTGTTCGTTCGTTTCTACCGGCAATACCGCTTTACGCGCCAGCTCTTCCACCAGGGCCTGCAGAAAATAAATCCCGAACTACGGGTATTCCTGCAACAGGCTGTACAGCACATGAGCATCCACAAAAAAGTAAATATCTGGCTGTCTTCCCTCGTGGATACGCCCCTCACCATCGGCTTTTGGAAACCAGTGATCCTGCTGCCCATTGCCGCTGTGAACAACCTCACTATTGAACAAACAGAAGCCATCATATTGCATGAGCTCAATCACATCAGGCGCAATGACTACCTGGTGAACCTGCTCATTGCCTTTACCGACATTCTCCTGTTCTTTAATCCTTTTGCCCAACTGCTCTCCGGCATCATACGCCGCGAGCGGGAGCATAGCTGTGATGATATGGTATTGCAGTTCCGTTACGATGCTTCCCAATATGCCAGGGCCCTCTTAACGCTGGAGCAAAGCCGTTCGGCTGTTGCCCCCGCACTCGCAGTGGCCGCCACCGGCAAAAGCAATACTTTACTACTGAACCGGGTGAAACGCATGCTCACCCAAGAGCCTGTTACCATCGCCCTCAACCAGAAACTGGTAGCCTGGATGCTCTCAGCCCTTCTGATAGGGTTTATTGGCTGGTACAATCCCGGCAAGGCCATCGTTACCACCATCCAGGAAGTGACCGTTACAGTGCCTGAAAACACCGTAAACGACCTGCCTATGGACATCAGCACACCGGCAGCACCTTCCACAGCAGCAGCAGCCGGACCGGTTGCACCGGCTGACCAACCCGGCCAGGAAGATAAGGAAGATGCTATAGCACAGGAAGAAGCTGCTCAACACGCTGAACAAATGCTCAACGATGAAGCGGAATATGCTGCCATAAAGCTTCAACTGGCTGCAATGGCCCTGCAGCAAAAAGCACTGGCCAATGACGTGGTAGCCTTTGTCAGTTCGCCCGAAATGCGCGATTATTCCATGCAGGCTCAGCAGGCGCTCGAAGCAATAACCCCTGCCACCACACATCCTTACATTCCGGGCAACAGTTTCCTGGTCCAGACACTGGAAGATACCCTCCTGCCTAAAAAATACACCATGACCTTCTCCGAAAAGCAGGCCAAGGAGGCTATGGATAAAACCATGAAGGCTATCCAGGAAATTAACTGGGAAAAAGTACAAAAACAACTCAGCGCCGCAGCCGGCAATAAGGTAGATATAAAACAATTGCAAAACGAGATCAAAAAGGCACTGAAGGAAGTAGACTGGAAGAAGATCAACCAGGAAACAGAGACTGCCCTGCTCGAAGCCCGCAGGGAACTGGCAGAAGAACAGGCAGCTTTGAAACTACAAATGGAACGCTACAGCCAAACCCGCCGTCAACAACAGGAAAAGGCCAGCCAGTTGCAATACCAGATACTCATGGACCGCCTGGGCGAAAATGAAAAGCCCGCCGCCTGTGAAGCAGAAAAGAAATGCACCGAACAAAAAAATGTCAGGAAGAAAAAGATCGTCATCATCTGA
- a CDS encoding FKBP-type peptidyl-prolyl cis-trans isomerase has translation MRLFSIGLSVVMALSLAIAGCSKNKDSGGCKPTSAAEDDAKMQAYITANSITATKHSSGMYYQIIEPGSGTTPTVNSTVVVKYSGKLTNNTVFDESNNLEYPLKQLIPGWQIGIPLIQKGGKIKLIIPPSLAYGCEDIKDNTGRVVLAGNSVLIFDVELLDVK, from the coding sequence ATGCGTTTATTCAGTATCGGTTTAAGTGTGGTAATGGCCCTGTCCCTGGCCATTGCAGGATGTAGTAAAAATAAAGACAGTGGCGGCTGTAAACCTACTTCTGCTGCGGAAGATGATGCCAAAATGCAGGCTTATATTACGGCCAATAGCATTACTGCTACAAAACACAGCAGTGGTATGTATTACCAGATCATTGAACCCGGCAGCGGTACTACGCCAACGGTCAATTCTACGGTGGTAGTGAAGTATTCGGGCAAGCTGACCAATAATACGGTATTTGATGAAAGCAATAACCTGGAATATCCCCTGAAACAACTTATTCCCGGCTGGCAGATAGGTATACCACTTATCCAGAAAGGAGGAAAGATCAAGCTGATTATTCCACCCTCTTTGGCTTATGGCTGCGAGGATATTAAGGACAATACCGGCAGGGTTGTACTGGCGGGCAACTCTGTACTGATATTTGATGTGGAGTTACTGGATGTGAAATAG
- a CDS encoding GLPGLI family protein — protein sequence MKQTIVFCVWLLLGAGMAHAQDFVTRGKIEYEIKRNVKRMMAENDEPSNSFSMAMPEFDVVYRELIFSWNRWIYQPGRAPSTASRFVNENVAYIDLDKKERIAKLQFLDNYFVFEDSLLPIKWKIENETRKIAGWECRKAVGRVQDSIYVVAFYCPEIIPQGGPEFFSGLPGMILGLAIPRHYTTWFATRVEIANIDESKIVPPAVKKSKQYTKKDLAEILLKQYKEAGWWPDVTLEKVIVDMEGYTF from the coding sequence ATGAAACAGACAATTGTTTTCTGTGTGTGGTTATTGCTGGGAGCGGGAATGGCCCATGCACAGGATTTTGTGACCCGGGGAAAGATAGAGTATGAGATCAAGCGCAATGTCAAACGGATGATGGCCGAAAACGACGAGCCTAGCAATTCTTTTTCTATGGCTATGCCGGAGTTTGATGTGGTGTACCGGGAATTGATCTTTTCCTGGAACCGCTGGATATACCAGCCCGGCCGTGCGCCTTCAACCGCCTCCCGTTTCGTTAATGAGAACGTGGCTTATATTGACCTTGATAAAAAGGAAAGGATTGCAAAACTGCAATTCCTGGATAATTATTTTGTGTTTGAAGATAGCCTGCTCCCCATTAAATGGAAGATTGAGAATGAAACCCGGAAGATAGCCGGGTGGGAGTGCCGTAAAGCAGTAGGCCGTGTCCAGGACAGTATATATGTGGTGGCTTTTTACTGCCCGGAGATCATTCCCCAGGGAGGGCCTGAGTTCTTTTCCGGGCTGCCCGGTATGATATTGGGACTGGCCATCCCCCGCCATTATACCACCTGGTTTGCCACCCGGGTAGAGATCGCCAATATTGACGAGTCGAAGATCGTGCCCCCTGCTGTGAAGAAAAGTAAGCAATACACCAAAAAAGACCTGGCTGAGATCCTGCTGAAACAATATAAAGAAGCTGGCTGGTGGCCCGATGTGACCCTGGAAAAGGTGATAGTAGATATGGAGGGCTATACATTCTGA